Proteins from one Deltaproteobacteria bacterium genomic window:
- a CDS encoding nucleoside deaminase has translation MEHNKFMSLALKEAEKAKKKEEVPIGCVVVHNNKVIAKGHNLRETKNDPTLHAEIIAIKKASRKLGAWRLTGVTVYATVEPCLMCIGALVLARVNKLVFGAYDKKAGACGSIYDISKDGRLNHRIEVISGVMEKECRNIMRAFFRELRNERKARKAGHGKTITN, from the coding sequence ATGGAACACAATAAGTTCATGTCCCTTGCCTTAAAGGAGGCAGAAAAGGCAAAGAAAAAGGAAGAGGTGCCTATAGGGTGTGTTGTTGTGCATAACAACAAGGTTATTGCAAAGGGGCATAATCTGAGGGAAACAAAAAATGACCCTACACTCCATGCTGAGATTATAGCCATAAAAAAGGCTTCAAGGAAACTTGGTGCATGGCGCCTTACAGGTGTTACTGTTTATGCAACAGTAGAGCCCTGTCTTATGTGCATTGGTGCATTGGTGCTGGCAAGGGTAAATAAACTCGTATTTGGCGCTTATGATAAAAAGGCAGGGGCATGCGGTTCTATTTATGATATTTCTAAAGACGGAAGATTAAACCACAGGATAGAGGTTATATCAGGGGTAATGGAAAAAGAGTGTAGAAATATCATGCGGGCATTTTTTAGGGAGTTGAGAAATGAGAGAAAAGCGAGAAAGGCGGGACACGGAAAGACAATTACGAATTAG
- a CDS encoding TetR/AcrR family transcriptional regulator yields the protein MTKKERMPLIANAARDLFAQKGFKGTTTREIARKAGVSEAIIFKYFSKKDALYSAIIDSRCNDTTGQSRLMKALEGKSGRNIFREVARFLITENQKDPSFLRLILFSALEGHDLLDIFMKTKGMEFISFLAGHIKSLTDTEAAKDIEPIVAARAFMGMVLYYSISQEVYGLKRYFKMPNKKVIDTFIDIFFEGIERRQA from the coding sequence ATGACAAAAAAAGAAAGAATGCCCCTTATTGCAAATGCGGCAAGAGACCTGTTTGCCCAGAAGGGATTTAAAGGGACTACAACAAGGGAGATAGCAAGAAAGGCGGGCGTAAGTGAGGCTATTATATTTAAGTATTTTTCAAAAAAGGATGCCCTCTATTCTGCAATTATTGATTCAAGGTGTAATGACACAACAGGGCAGTCACGGCTCATGAAGGCACTTGAAGGAAAGAGCGGGAGAAATATATTTCGTGAGGTGGCAAGGTTTTTGATAACAGAAAATCAAAAAGACCCTTCTTTCTTAAGGCTGATACTGTTCAGTGCATTAGAGGGGCATGACCTTCTGGACATCTTTATGAAGACTAAAGGAATGGAATTTATAAGTTTTCTTGCAGGGCATATAAAATCGCTTACTGATACAGAGGCGGCAAAAGATATTGAACCGATTGTTGCTGCAAGGGCATTTATGGGCATGGTGCTTTATTACAGTATTTCCCAAGAGGTTTATGGACTCAAAAGATACTTTAAGATGCCGAATAAGAAGGTCATAGATACATTTATAGATATATTTTTTGAAGGCATTGAAAGGAGGCAGGCATGA
- a CDS encoding MFS transporter: MLNRIKALPLRVRHTFYYDIKAAALFGIFGGCVLPFIAIIGRKIGATELQISLLTAAPYIATAFAVFWTADILGKGRVWYVVWPNVVGRGVFFAMFFITTPFPYTLLIFVFMVITAIPFPSYASVMKTNYPDKERGGLMGYVRVGSASFWILSSIAAGLILEKSTYNYRYIFPAAAVFGILSALEFGRIKVRLEKRQKERLATISHLTAPLKNRGFLKFIIIYSIFEFGFLLWLPLYPLILVDKVHISNITAGVFGALYSGMWLAGFFFWGRFLDRHSLSNCLKLFFAVASFIPLIYLLTYNIWFLAIAQCIAGITFAAIELIGYIVITRMSHHKETPRYMAVHVVFGGVRGATAPFLGPVIMNYFGAGTATAISLSFILTAFFTTSLLKKGN, encoded by the coding sequence ATGCTTAATAGGATAAAAGCACTTCCACTGCGGGTCAGACATACATTTTATTATGACATAAAGGCAGCAGCCCTTTTTGGCATATTTGGCGGCTGTGTTCTGCCCTTCATAGCAATAATCGGAAGGAAGATTGGTGCAACAGAATTACAGATTTCTCTCCTCACAGCCGCACCATATATTGCAACTGCCTTTGCAGTTTTCTGGACAGCGGATATACTCGGCAAGGGCAGGGTGTGGTATGTGGTATGGCCCAATGTCGTTGGCAGGGGTGTGTTTTTCGCCATGTTTTTTATCACAACCCCGTTTCCCTACACACTGCTAATATTTGTCTTCATGGTAATAACAGCCATCCCATTCCCATCATATGCCTCTGTTATGAAGACAAACTATCCTGATAAAGAAAGGGGCGGGCTCATGGGCTATGTGCGGGTAGGCAGCGCATCCTTTTGGATACTATCCTCAATTGCCGCAGGATTGATACTGGAGAAGTCCACATACAATTACAGATATATTTTCCCTGCTGCTGCTGTCTTTGGCATACTATCAGCACTTGAATTCGGAAGGATAAAGGTAAGGCTTGAGAAAAGGCAAAAGGAAAGGCTCGCAACTATTTCACACCTGACAGCGCCATTAAAAAACAGGGGGTTTCTGAAATTTATTATCATCTATTCCATCTTTGAATTTGGGTTCCTTTTATGGCTGCCGTTATATCCCCTCATACTCGTTGATAAAGTGCATATCTCAAATATTACTGCTGGGGTGTTTGGCGCATTGTATTCAGGGATGTGGCTTGCCGGCTTCTTTTTCTGGGGAAGGTTTCTTGACAGGCATAGTTTATCCAACTGCCTAAAACTTTTTTTTGCTGTGGCATCATTCATACCGCTTATATACCTTCTAACATACAACATCTGGTTTCTGGCAATTGCACAATGTATTGCAGGTATCACATTTGCTGCCATAGAACTCATAGGATATATTGTAATAACAAGGATGTCCCATCATAAAGAGACCCCCAGATACATGGCAGTCCATGTTGTTTTCGGCGGGGTACGTGGCGCTACTGCACCGTTTCTTGGTCCCGTAATTATGAACTATTTTGGGGCGGGAACAGCAACTGCTATCTCTCTGTCTTTTATATTAACCGCATTTTTTACAACAAGTCTTTTGAAGAAAGGCAACTAG
- a CDS encoding metallophosphoesterase, with the protein MKIGLISDTHDNMTAIKKAVAYFNKERVDAVIHAGDFVAPFAADEFNKLNCPFIGVFGNNDGEVKGLTNTLKGRIYKPPKEIILGGKKIIIVHDIKILPKNIDADIVVYGHLHKQKSEMIGKTLYINPGEACGWLTGSGTISLLDTDTMEVTDITAL; encoded by the coding sequence ATGAAGATAGGTCTTATATCAGATACTCATGACAATATGACCGCCATAAAAAAGGCAGTTGCATATTTTAACAAAGAAAGGGTAGATGCAGTAATCCATGCGGGCGATTTTGTTGCACCATTTGCAGCAGATGAGTTTAATAAACTGAACTGCCCGTTTATTGGAGTCTTTGGCAACAATGATGGCGAGGTCAAAGGACTTACCAATACCTTGAAAGGAAGAATCTATAAGCCTCCAAAGGAGATTATTCTCGGCGGTAAAAAGATTATAATTGTCCATGACATAAAGATTCTGCCAAAAAATATAGACGCTGATATTGTTGTGTATGGACATCTTCATAAACAAAAAAGCGAAATGATTGGCAAAACACTTTACATAAATCCTGGTGAGGCATGCGGCTGGCTTACAGGTTCAGGCACAATATCTCTACTTGACACAGATACAATGGAAGTAACGGATATCACCGCGCTCTAA
- a CDS encoding site-specific DNA-methyltransferase — MKKYTVKTIEPSSVFDDLVKYITKNGTQESIKPVFKTNDFCLYTENCLKVMLKFPDNYVNMIFADPPYNLSNGGVTCHAGKMVSVNKGKWDKSKGFEADLEFHETWISECKRILKPEGTIWITGTQHSIYQCGFLLQKLNFHILNDIAWFKPNAAPNLACTTFAHSHETLLWARKDKKTRNTFNYESMKYGKFPEDKLKMTDKQMRSVWSIPTPTQDEKEFGKHPTQKPLALLKRIVLASTKENDIVLDPFNGGGTTGIACKFIGNRKYIGIDISEEYIDLTIKRFQKSSN; from the coding sequence ATGAAAAAATATACAGTAAAAACAATTGAACCAAGTTCGGTGTTTGATGATTTGGTAAAATACATTACAAAAAACGGAACGCAAGAAAGTATAAAACCTGTTTTTAAAACGAATGATTTTTGTCTCTACACTGAAAATTGTTTAAAGGTAATGTTAAAATTTCCAGATAATTATGTGAATATGATTTTCGCTGACCCGCCTTATAATTTATCAAATGGCGGTGTGACTTGCCATGCTGGGAAAATGGTGAGTGTGAATAAAGGGAAATGGGACAAGAGCAAAGGATTTGAAGCGGATTTAGAATTTCACGAAACTTGGATTTCAGAATGTAAAAGAATTTTAAAGCCCGAAGGAACAATTTGGATCACTGGAACACAGCACAGTATTTATCAGTGCGGTTTTCTTCTGCAAAAATTAAATTTTCATATTCTTAATGACATTGCTTGGTTCAAACCCAATGCAGCACCGAATTTAGCTTGCACTACTTTCGCTCATAGTCACGAAACACTTCTTTGGGCACGCAAAGACAAAAAAACACGGAACACTTTCAATTACGAATCAATGAAGTACGGAAAATTTCCAGAAGACAAATTGAAAATGACTGACAAACAAATGCGTTCTGTTTGGTCAATCCCGACACCGACACAAGATGAAAAGGAATTTGGAAAACATCCGACACAAAAACCGCTTGCACTCTTAAAAAGAATTGTGCTTGCTTCCACAAAAGAAAATGACATTGTGCTTGACCCCTTCAATGGTGGGGGAACGACTGGAATCGCTTGCAAGTTTATTGGTAATAGAAAATATATTGGGATTGATATAAGTGAAGAATATATTGATTTGACGATTAAACGCTTTCAAAAAAGTTCTAATTAA